The proteins below come from a single Aegilops tauschii subsp. strangulata cultivar AL8/78 chromosome 6, Aet v6.0, whole genome shotgun sequence genomic window:
- the LOC109759156 gene encoding L-gulonolactone oxidase 2 has translation MVLTTLLLLGLLVGLAGSSPPPATVVCAHGTSDCTVSNAYGSFPDRTVCRAANATFPRTEKELVAAVAAAAAAKGKVKVATKHYHSFPKLACPGGSDGTIISTERLNRVVSIDVAKGLMTVESGMVLRDLIKKAAAKGLALPHSTYWSGLTIGGLLATGAHGSSLWGKGGAVHEYVVGMRIVTPAPASQGFAVVRELSADDPDLDAAKVSLGVLGVVSQVTLALQPMFKRSVTFVTCNDSDLAEQAAKWGKLHEFADMAWLPEQRKVIYRKDDRVAITSAGDGLNDYLPFRPNPTAALITARVTEELLEKNINAVARCKAANATVSLFETAAYGFTNNGSVFTGYPVVGFQHRMQASGSCVDSPGNTSCSWDPRTRGILLGNNGYSITLSRASAFIADMQQLRDRKPLAFCGIDAKLGILLRYVKASSAYLGKEEDSIDFDITYYRSFTKGEPNPHSDVLDELQQMALRKYGAMPHWGKNRDFAFEGAIDKYPKASKFFEVKGRYDSDGIFSSEWSDQVLGINGSPVIVEKRCAIEGLCVCSDDSHCAPEEGYYCRPGKVYTEARVCSFESAI, from the exons ATGGTGCTCACGACGCTTCTCCTCCTAGGGCTCTTGGTCGGCCTCGCTGGCTCCAGCCCTCCGCCGGCGACTGTGGTCTGTGCTCACGGCACGTCCGACTGCACCGTCTCCAATGCGTACGGCTCCTTCCCGGACCGCACAGTCTGCCGCGCGGCCAACGCCACCTTCCCGCGCACCGAGAAGGAGCTGGTCGCGGCTGTGGCAGCCGCCGCGGCGGCCAAGGGCAAGGTCAAGGTGGCCACCAAGCACTACCACAGCTTCCCCAAGCTGGCCTGCCCCGGCGGCAGCGATGGCACCATCATAAGCACGGAGCGGCTCAACCGGGTGGTGAGCATCGACGTCGCCAAGGGGTTGATGACGGTGGAAAGCGGCATGGTGCTCCGGGACCTGATCAAGAAGGCCGCCGCCAAAGGGCTCGCGCTGCCGCACTCGACCTACTGGTCAGGGCTCACCATCGGAGGCCTGCTGGCCACGGGCGCGCACGGCAGCTCGCTGTGGGGAAAGGGTGGCGCCGTGCACGAGTATGTCGTCGGGATGAGGATTGTCACGCCGGCGCCAGCCAGCCAAGGGTTCGCGGTGGTACGGGAGCTCAGCGCCGACGATCCTGACCTCGACGCGGCCAAGGTCTCCCTCGGCGTCCTTGGTGTCGTTTCCCAG GTTACGCTGGCCTTGCAGCCCATGTTCAAGCGGTCAGTGACGTTTGTGACTTGCAACGACTCGGACTTGGCGGAGCAGGCCGCCAAGTGGGGTAAGCTCCACGAATTCGCCGACATGGCGTGGCTGCCCGAGCAGCGCAAGGTGATTTACCGCAAGGACGACCGCGTGGCCATCACGTCGGCGGGCGATGGCCTCAATGACTACCTACCCTTCCGTCCAAACCCAACGGCCGCGCTCATCACTGCCAGAGTCACAGAGGAGCTTCTTGAGAAGAATATCAACGCTGTCGCCCGGTGCAAGGCGGCAAACGCGACGGTATCTTTGTTTGAGACGGCAGCGTACGGCTTCACCAACAATGGTAGCGTCTTCACAGGGTACCCTGTGGTGGGGTTTCAGCACCGCATGCAAGCGTCTGGCTCATGTGTCGACAGCCCGGGAAACACCTCATGCTCGTGGGACCCGCGCACCCGGGGAATCTTGTTGGGCAACAATGGCTATAGCATCACGCTCTCTAGGGCGTCGGCATTCATCGCCGACATGCAGCAGCTTCGTGACCGCAAACCACTAGCCTTCTGTGGAATCGACGCCAAACTAGGTATACTCCTCCGCTACGTCAAGGCATCCTCTGCCTACCTCGGCAAGGAGGAGGACTCGATCGACTTCGATATAACCTACTACCGGAGTTTCACCAAGGGTGAGCCGAACCCGCACTCTGATGTGCTCGATGAGCTTCAACAGATGGCGCTACGCAAGTACGGCGCCATGCCTCACTGGGGCAAGAACCGCGACTTTGCCTTTGAAGGAGCCATTGACAAGTACCCCAAGGCCAGCAAATTTTTTGAGGTAAAGGGCAGGTACGACTCCGATGGGATCTTCTCGAGCGAATGGAGTGACCAGGTGCTGGGTATCAATGGGAGCCCGGTCATCGTTGAGAAGCGTTGCGCCATCGAGGGGCTTTGCGTCTGCTCAGACGACTCGCACTGTGCACCAGAGGAGGGCTACTACTGCCGGCCGGGGAAGGTGTACACAGAGGCGAGGGTCTGCTCATTCGAGTCCGCCATCTGA